The Arachis ipaensis cultivar K30076 chromosome B07, Araip1.1, whole genome shotgun sequence genome includes a window with the following:
- the LOC107609461 gene encoding ras-related protein RABA5b, giving the protein MEEDGDVGEEYLFKIVLIGDSAVGKSNLLSRFARNEFDTNSKATIGVEFQTQVVEIEGKEVKAQIWDTAGQERFRAVTSAYYRGAVGALVVYDISRRSTFDGIKRWLEELATQNDGTVATMLVGNKCDLENIREVSVEEGKNLAEAEGLFFMETSALDTTNVQIAFETVIREIYDNISRKVLSSDSHKAELSANRVSLVNGAGSKQHQFNFSCCS; this is encoded by the exons ATGGAAGAAGATGGAGATGTTGGGGAGGAGTACCTGTTCAAGATAGTCCTAATAGGGGACTCGGCGGTGGGGAAGTCGAACCTGCTTTCGAGGTTTGCGAGGAACGAATTCGACACGAACTCGAAGGCCACGATTGGTGTTGAGTTCCAAACACAGGTGGTAGAAATCGAGGGGAAGGAGGTGAAGGCGCAGATCTGGGACACCGCGGGCCAAGAACGCTTCAGGGCCGTTACCTCTGCATACTACAGGGGAGCCGTTGGTGCTCTCGTTGTCTATGATATCAGTCGCCGGAGCACCTTTGACGGCATCAAGAGGTGGCTTGAAGAGCTTGCTA CTCAAAATGATGGCACTGTGGCAACCATGTTGGTGGGAAACAAGTGTGATTTGGAGAATATCAGGGAGGTTAGCGTAGAGGAGGGAAAAAACCTTGCAGAAGCAGAAGGTTTGTTCTTCATGGAGACTTCAGCACTCGACACTACTAATGTCCAAATAGCTTTTGAGACTGTTATCCGTGAGATTTACGACAACATCAGCCGCAAAGTCCTAAGTTCTGATTCTCACAAGGCTGAATTGTCTGCGAATCGAGTAAGCCTTGTCAATGGAGCGGGATCAAAGCAACATCAGTTCAATTTTTCTTgttgttcttga